The nucleotide sequence CCCAACCCGCACGTCAAGTTCCCCAGTGAGGATGAAGCAGAGATATGTTCACATGTAATGGTCAAATGCTCTGAAATGCAGGATTAGGCTGGGGTTGGGAGGGCGGGGGTGGAAGTTCTACCGCGATCTTCATGCCTTTCAGGTTCTTCAGCTCTCACGTTTGTAGTCTCTGGGAGACTTGAAATGTACAGCAGCAATTCTGTGCCAGGCTTTTGTTGCTGGAATGAAATGAGCTTCCAGAGAGGGAAAAAGCAGCAGCTTGGGTTTCCTGAGGTGCTaggcctgcccctcccaggctcggTGAtcccttcattcactcattcactgagCATTCATAGATATCTGGGGAAAGAGTTCTCCTTCTAGAAGGAAGAGCTAGTACAAAATTTCTGAAGGAGGAGAGAGTTTGCATGTTTCAAAATAGCATAAAGGAAGCCAGGCCAGTGTGAATTGAACAGAGTGAATAAGCAGAAATGCTGGATAAAAGAAGTCACAGAGTAGGCTGGAGCTAGACCACCGAAGGGGCCCATAGGCAATAAAAAGAAGGTTGGATTTGATTCTAGGTAAAATGAAAAGCTATTCGAAGatttaaagcagaaaagaaatataaccttatttgcatttttaaatgtcacattGAGCattaaaaactcataaaaatggctaaaattataaaaactgttAATACTAAGTGTTGAGAAGGATGCGGGACAAATGGAGCTATCATATACTGTTAGTGGGAACACAAATTGGCACGACCACGTAGGAAAACTATTTGGTAGTATCTTCGGAAGCTAACTCAGCAAATCCACTCTGAGGGATACACCAAGTAGAAATGTATGCATATGTTCACAAAAGAGACATTTGCTAGAATATTCACAGCAGTAGTGTTTATAACTGTAAAAAACTAGAAAttacccaaatgcccatcaacaatCGCATAGATAAAACAGGTATGGTTGATTTCATGCGATGGGATCCCATAGAGCCATGAATAAAAACCACGCCCAAGTGTAGGCAACAATATGGACAGATCTCACAGATGAGTCTCACATCCATATAACgtcaagcaaaagaaaatagattttaaaacagacatCATACTacttgattccatttacataaatttcaaaatttcaaaaacaggaaaaattaatCTCTGCTGTCAAAAGTCAGAATGGCGGTTTCCATTGGGCCAGGGGCTGTCAGTATCTTGGGGGACACATAACAGGGATGCTCCCATGCTGATCACCTTCCTTTCTTGATTCGGATGCTGGCAGTATGGACAAAACGTGTCTGTGAAACTTCATGGACCTGTTTCTGTATGTGTTCCTTTCCAGATGTAGgttatacttcagttaaaaaaaaaaatcaggggtgcctgggtggttcagtcggttgagcgtccgacttcggctcaggtcatgatctcacagttcgtgggttcgagccccgcatcaggctctgtgctgacagctcggaggctggggtctacttcagattctgtgtctctctctctctctctgcccctcccctgctcccactctgtctctctctgtctctcaaaaataaataaatgtaaaaaaaatttataaataaataaatagataaaatcaaagGCAATTTACTCTCGATACAGCATGAAAAATTGGTTATGAGGAATCAGGTAGCAAGTAGAGAAACGTGGCCCCAGGTAGGAGGCTACTGGAGTAGATCAAGGAATATCCAATCAAAGCAGAAAAGCTAAATTACAGACCATTCACCTGATAGGCTTAATCATCACTCAGAAATCACATTTCCAATAATAGTAATATAGGCAAATGTTTTTACTAAGTAAGGGTGTTAAACTGCTCATATTATATGATCCCAGCTTTATCAAtagaaagacaataaaatgttagtaataatttttaagtttgtaagATAATGGGTGAATTTTTCTTACTTGTATTGTTTAGAAATTTCTGCATTCTCTCAAACCAATACTGTTTCCATAATACAAaaaggttggtttttttttaaactcatttaagAAAAATGGTTCTCATACAAGCAACTCATAGAGGCATTACTGTCCCCACTTGCCAACAGCCTCCCTAAACTTTTACTCCCTAATTCCCCTGCATCATTATGCCCACCCCCGGCCAACTTTATTTATGCCTTATGTTCTCCCATCCAAAATCTCCAATAGCTCCCTTATACCAACTCCGAATCAAAAAAGGCAGATATTTTAGTCAGGGATTTAAGACCCTCTACCATACGAATTCATTTCCCGAAGTGCTTTCTCCTTTCACACTATTCTCTGTGTCAAGGTTTAAGTGTTTTCTGACTTTAGAATTTTCCCAGTGTCTGGCATAACATGAGGCACATCATTAACACTTTTAAATAATCCAAAAGTAAACTTGAGAGCAAAAATATCTCCCCTATATTTGAGAATATAAGGGAGGACATGGGGTCCaggttttagaaataaaaactcagaagAAGGCAGAATTGTACATTTCCTTTTAACAGTAGTGTCCAAACGGATGGCCACTGTGCACAGCTGTGAAGGCGACCGAGCAGCTGAATGTGTCTCAGGCTAAGCAGGATGAGTGATGtaagatggcagaggagagaaacaggAGTGGCAGCCAGGCAGGATTAACCACTTGGGCGAAGCAGAAGGGGGTTCCCACGGAAGATGTTAAACATGCAATCCCCTCTCACTAAAGAAGTCccaggagtctctctctctctcaggatataTTTAGTGAAAGGAAAACCAGGGAACCTTGAGAAATGGTATTCCTGCAGCTCACCTCAGACCCAGAAGTATGAACTAAGCTACACTTGGGATCACTTCCAGGTCAAAGGTTCTGAGAAAAACAAGTTTCGCTGACTTTCACTCTGAGCAAATTAATCTCCCAACTCCCAACACAAGCCTGGAGGAGTCTCAACAGTATCCTGTGGGGCTAGATTCAAGTGGGACAGGCTCAACTGGTCTAACAACTACACATGTTCCTGACTACAGTGTTAATATTTGGGCTGCAGATTTAAGGTGAACACACAGGGTTTATGTACTTTAATCAGCCAAAACCTGACCAACATGTGTTTAGATgaggatgtttttgttttgaaaggctAATAGTCACTTTAAATAGTGTCTTCTATTTCCTGTAATTCTCCTCCCTAAAACTAATATTtgcataaaattaatatttgcataaacacacacacacacacacaaagtcataTTTTGGTTGTAAAATAAATGTTGGCATACCAAAAAGAGGTCCCTCCCACCTGTCTCCCCATGTACATTTTTATGTGTAATCTATTTTTcgtattttatgaattttgacTACTGTCCTGATCCATTTGTGcatctaaaaaagtaaaaaaggaacaACTTTCCCCATTCCAACTCCAGAACATTCTCTTCCCACCTGCTACCCCCTCTGTGACTTTCACATCAAGCCCAATTTACCACACTAACAGATTCTCATCTCAAAGGTGAAAAGATTTTCCTCTGACAAACTAGCTTGAGGAGATCTGATTTTATAACCATATGATACTTATAAGTCCCCCAATTAATATTTGGGAAACCTACTACAGGTGACCCTGGAACCATgagcagttcaaacctgtgttgtccCAGGGTCAAgtgtacattaaaaataactagtCAGATCCTGACTTGCTAAAACTGGATTAAGTAAAAGTTATCATTTTTAGAAGTTAACACCAAGATAATatgccctcctctgcctccatACCCAAACTTCATAATCTGAAAAAGCTATGTTGTGGCTAAATgaattggggggcgcctgggtggctcagtccctgtctcttgattgcagctcaggtcatgatcccagtgttgtggatCAAGCCCTAGCTTgcgttccatgctgagtgtagagcctgcctgagattctttctctccccccatgtgctctctgccccccactctctgaaataaaaaaatccaaaaaattaaaactaagtttgttttatatgtattgaacaaaaggcaaaattttttaaaaaatgtatcttgggattctttctcagaCACCAGACAGGGTCTTTCCACGTATAAAAACCTTGAAACACAGGTTTCCTAGGTTGTCCTATTTCACAAATGAGCAAACAGGAGGCACAAAACAACGAAGTGCTTTGCTCTAGTTTCAAAACTGCGACAGTGCAGGaatttatattcatgttttttcCACCAGATGGCACCCTTACTGAGAAACATGTctagagacaaaaacaaaacaaaacaaaacaaaaacaaaaacaaaaaccccaaccaaacaaaaacacccagaaaacagaaaaacaaaaaccctattCTAAGGAAGTTATTtagtaaagagaataaaaatcctcatgaccaaaaaaacaaaaacaaaaacaaaacacttctaaatgatttttttgaatGGTTGTTAGCCTTGACTTTGTGTTGTTTGCTAAAAAATACATTAACTggtaaaataaccaaaatatgctAAAAAGCCTTCTGAATTTTTCCAGTGAGAAATTCTGCATAAGCAAGTTTTCTGGATAGCTGATCCTGAAGTTTTCTGAagttcttgcattttttttttcatttttattgaaaaatccTTCAGGAATGTGTTAAatccctttactttttaaaaattttttaattaaaaataatgttttttatttgagagagagcatggggcagggggtcagagggggagggagggaaggagagagagagagagagagagagagagagagagaatcccaagaagcttccatgctgtcagcgcagagcccaacacggggcttgaactcaagaactgtgagatcacgacctgagccaaaattaagagtcagacgctcaaccgaccgagctacccCGGCACCCCTGACTCCCTTTCTTTAGACATTAGACATCCATTAAAGCCCACTGTCAGCAGACGGTCAGCTTGGACGAACACCGGTCCCCACCCCTCGGTGATACAGAGATGCCATGGCTGAGGGGAGTGGGGCTCCTGGCCTCGGTGTCACGCACCTCCATCTGGCCActtgtactttatttttctgattgcttTACTTCCTCCTTGGTGTCAGTTGCCACTTCTGGGTTATTACTCTTCTCTCTCCACTCTATTTGCAGATTCCCATATGACGTGAGGTAACCAGGTGTATTCACAGAATGACTGCTAAGCAAACTCCCATTTTCTGAGGGCCCGCTGCACACTAGGCACTTTGCCTGTCAGAATATACTTCATCTTTCTAATCCTTACACAACTCAGTGAATTAgatattatacccattttataggtgaggaaactggggctcaaatAGTTTGTCCGAATTTGCACAGCGAGTCCGAGGCAGGATGTAAGATGGGTCCTCAGACCCCAGGCTGACCTGCCTCCCCCCGCCGGCTCCCCAGGTGCCACCAGAGCCTGCCTGCTTGCTGAGAATCTCTCTGAAGCGAGAACAGAACAGCACCGACCATGCAGAGGGCTCTCTGATCTTTAGAGTTTGTGAGCACGGTGAGCTTGCATTGTGGACACGTCGGCCAATTGTGTTCACCTCCTGGGTCAAAGGAGGAAATCAACGAAACCTTTTGCAAAATGTGAAACAGTCCATACAGATGTTGCCCTTGTCTTTTTTGGACTCATAAAGTGTTAACAGTAATAAAACTcacattttaatccattttagaaGCAAGCGAACAATTGGAGTAGAGTTGAGGCGAGAGATGGGATCCAGAGCTCACTGGCTGGCTCGTGGACCCTGAATTCCCCAGACAGAAGGTGTCCTCACCCTACATCAGACCTGGGAGTGTGACCCAGCAACCCCAGGGCAGGGACGGCATGGAAACAGATTTCAATGAGGATTCTCAATACCAGCTTTTGCcaattttattggaaaacaaGTACAGTCCATCGATCAGTGATACATGCTGTACATGAATCTGGTGTTTTACTATATAAAAATACTTGGTATCTGCTTAGAATTGTacaaacaagtttttaaaaacccttcATCATtaaccaataaaaatataatttatcaaaaatacCACTGAGAAAAATGGCTCACTACCTTTTCTGTTATTGCAAATAAACAAAGGGAGGTGGAAGAAGGAAGATATAAATTCTGCTAAGCCAGTTTTTGACAACTGGAAGCGAAATGCTTTATGGCAAACTCTCCTTTAAACactcacacaaacaaaaaaaaattaccatcagATAATGCAGTAAAATCTAATTAATGGGAAAGGCCTGAAAGGAAGAGCTTAAAAGAGGTTTTcagggaaaacaataaaacaaaggaagttCCCAGGGAACTAGGAGTGTAGCGCCTTCCCCCGGAATCCCCCCTGGAAGGACTGGGAGTGACAGGCGACATGCACTTTCCTGTTGGGGCTCCTCCTGGTCCCAGGGCACATCCCCTGATTCTTGTCCCTCCAGAAATTCCAGGTGCAAATGCCACTGGTAATTCTTGGTAGTTCTCCCCACTCCTTACTTTCTGGCCAACTTTGCTGCTAAGTCTAATGTTTGGAATTGGCTTTCGTGACACTACATAGCAAGTATATTTTACAGATGACGGACTAAAAATGATCAGCAACATAATTTTTAAGCATCTGATAGGCCTTTTGGGGGCATAACAGCCCCCCCACCCGAGCCCCACAGACTTCTGGCTACAGTTCGTGTATATGCTGGCAAATAAAGATaaggcagttttttaaaaacaacaacaacaacaacaacagtctCAAAACAGCACTATTACGCAATGCTGTCAGATTGGATCTAAGAAAAAGCAGGTAGAAAGAGAAGAGGCAAAGCATTCAACTCTGTTTCTGTCTGGCTCTAActgctttcagggggaaaaaatatgCTATATAAGACTGTGTTCACCCATAGCattaagcataaaaaataaaaaaaaacatagggcCTGTCCATGTTCACGCAACTTCTAAAAATGGCGCCCGTGCCCCTCAGCAAATGGCACATGAACTTGGCTTTGCAGTTTTCCAGGGTTTCTCTAAGGACTATCATCACGTTTTAAAAAACCGTGTCCTAGACCAAAACAGcaacttgctttcatttttaattcactaAGAAATATCTACCTTTTGGGAAAGACTATATGACAGCAGAAATGTTTTCCGTAAACTCAAAACAATTTTTGTAAATTCCAACACTCAAAAGTTTAGAATTTGGCTTCTTAAAGACAGCATCTCTAGACTCAGCCACCATCTCAGAAAACAGTCATTTCTTCTCACAAAAGTGCCAGGGTAGGGGCGAAGGGGACACTCAATGACCTGAAGTCAAGCGTTCAGGACACTGCACTAAGAAGCCAGCGACGGAGCCAGAAGCCCTACGTCTGACAGCACTAAGcgtgatttaaaaaacaaaaaacaaacaaaaacaaaacaaaacaaaacaaaaaataggtcacttcttttctctataaaattagGATGATTGTAAAACTTAAATATGAGAATCTGTGGACAGTTTTCAACAAGAAAGCCCCACACAAATCTATGTCACATGTGCTAATTACTGGTGAAGCCACCGCAGACTACAAGAGACAGCCCCTCCTGCAGAGAGCAGGGTCTCTCTAGTTGGGACACAGAACCACCTTCTCATAAAGTGACGGCCAGCAGACTAAGTGCTATCAGACTCAGAGCAGAGAGCAGGTGTCTCAGGGCAGTTTCTTGGGGAAGTCTCTTAGAGAAACAGAGTTGGGgtaaattttgaatttcatacaaCTCTGGGGGGTTGGAGAAAATTCCAGAAGACATTCTGGTCGGAGGAGActggaaggagaagcagagatgaAGGAACACTAGGGGCAGGTGTAGAAGTGCGCAAAGGCCGACCTGGGAGTTCACAGAGCTGGACAGTGAGAGGCACAGCTGTGCGGACAGACTGGGGGTTTGGGGGCAGCAGTGGTGAAATGCAAATGCGTAATTGGGCTTTAGGTCCTAAACCAGGAGAGGTGTTTTCAGTAGGAACAGGAGGAGCTTGGAGCAGCATTTTATGAAGGAAGGGTAATCCGTGGACCAGGTGTGtgacagagaggggggaggaagggattGGGAAGCTGTCCTTCCAAAGACATGATGAGTCAAGTGGAATGCACAAGAGGAAGGTGCTACAGAAGGGTCATTCCAGGGGGGAAGGTGTCCAGAGTGGATCTATTCTCTGCTACTCCTGCTTTTGAAATGCCCTCTCTCCAGCAGAAAGCTAAGGTGATTTCAAAAACATGCAATCCTTTTTTCActgaaatgagaattttaaagggCTGTGAAATGAAATTCAGTCTCTGGAAACAGACTGCTGGCTGTTGATGGGTAGGGAAAGTGCGAAGCAAATGGAAAGTTCTCCAAGCAtacttcttccctcctctgtgaaATACCAGTCTCACTTTGCCTGCAGCACTGCCAAGGAAAGCCTCTGGGGGGGCCAGTGACCATGCTATCCCCGGGGGCTGGGTCATAGCCGCCCTCCTTGGACTGTGGACAGCTCcataaaaacatttatagatGATAAATATTTCCTGATTGTTCTTTCCTCTCATTTGCTGTCCTGGTGCCTGTTCTCAGCAGTTCAAACATTTGGACAGGGCATTTGTTACCTTTTAAAAGGGACTGCCAAGCTCTCAGCTCTGAATTGCCCTGACCTGCTATTGTCACCACATCCTACTCCCTTAGCAATCCGATTCCAGGTGACCTCAAGGATAAGAGACTCTACACGTGCATTTTATGACTGTACAGTCAGTGAGGGCACAGCCTGGCCTGCAATGCCAGAAGACAGGAGTCACCCAAGGAACTCTTGGCCAAGCTTCTCCCTGCTACCCGAGAGGCACATGCACCTCCCTCTGAAGCTTTTTCTTCGAGTCTGGTCTCATGGCCAAGGACAGTAACTGGTGTTTGGATGAAGGTGGCTGCCGCTGGACAGGCATGTGGTACCTAACATTCTTCCAGAACCTTGTCTTTGCAGACTGCACGTCCTCTCTAAAGTCCCCTGACCAGCGTATGGCCCCATGTTTCTGCTTAATGAATTTAATGGTTTCTGGCATGTTCTCATAGTCTTGGATCGTCTCCAGTTCAAGCAGGACAACTTTAATCCCATCCTGAATGAAAGCATTGTACATTGCTATCTGCTCTTCAGATGAATTCTCCAGCCAGCCCAATCCTGATGCCTCTGGGACCAAAACGATGATCagtcttctgcttttctttatgttttcattagTGACATCAACAATGTCTGAAAACAGGAAGCCCAGCAGAGTAagtaaaatttcaatttatatcATTCTCTCCCAAACCAAGACCAGACCCCCATCCCCTATGTTGTACaatgtttttttctcatcctAATTAAGATTAAAGAAGCTTCTGATTTTATAGACCAGCTTAACACCTGGCCCACAAAAGCTGAATATTTCACTTAGAACTCAGAATACTCCTGGTATAAACTTTAAAGCCTTAAACCATTTGATCTATTCCACTCTTATTTTACTGTCTCAGTTGTAAAGTAACCAGTGGATCTAACTAGTTCTGAAGttttccaaaactaaataaaacttcGTCAATTCTTGTGCCaacaaaatacaagaaaagtAAGTACTTTTTGCagttaatagatgcagaaatcaTCACTACCAACCACTGAGGCGTTCTTAAAACTGCCAAATATATACACCTATGCCACAGTTCTTCTAAAAAGATGAAACCTAGCTTTAGCAATTATTTTTACAACCAGACTGGTTTTTTTTCCGTGACACACATACCTTCCCCAACATAGGCGTCCCTTCCATAAATGAACAGCTTATATCCACACTGTTTTTCCAAGACCTCAGGCAAGACTTTAAACACAAAGATATCTGAGTTCGAGGTGGACCCTTCCCCAAGGGTCTTTGGATATAGTATATATGCATCATAGGTCTTTCCATCTGAAGCTAGAGGGGAAAGTAGAATATTTAGATGGATTTGGATCCAATCTATCTGGACCAAAAGATTTGGTAAAGTCAATACCCCAAACATGCATTTTGGaatgaattattaattttgtGTGGGGGATGGTATGAACGAAGCAGCAATGCCAAAGTACAACaactttttaaagtgttcatCGACAAGTTTCTATTTATTGTGCTTTACACTATGAAGGTGTTCTTATGTTATTGAATGGCCACCTCAGGTGCAGAGATTGTCTATCTCTTGGTCTGGGAACTATCCTTACCTCACTGGTCTTATCTTCTTCCCCAGTGTCTTGGCCCTGAATTCTATCATTCTTCCTTTTATGTATTATTGCAGTCttgggttttttgtggtttttttttttttttttttttgcaagatttaaacaaaagagaaagcgAGAGGTTCcctgacacatgaaaatatttctttctttcttttgaagacaGATCATGGGGTCATCTATGTCCTAACCAGCATGGAGCAGGCCCTCAACAATGCATATTGGATTTACAAACAGATGCTCTCAATGCCTGTCTACCCCACCATTATGAACACTAAAGCAGTAACCTGGAAAACAATGCTATTTAGTCTATTCAGTTCCAAAACTATAATTATGTACACGAATAGCTACTATTCTTGCATATgccacatttcattttaaaatttaagtaaacaCCCTCTCAGCCATCTTCTACATCGCTTGACTACCCCTTATCTCCAACAAGGAAATATTGCATAGAATACAAAGTTGTACCTTTTGGAGGGAGAAAATCATAGCAAGAATCCCTGTACCAAAGCACAATGTCAACCTTGAAGATTTTGTAGATGAAAACAGAGCATGTAATTACTAGAGTTAACATGACAAACACACCAATTGTGTGCTTCTTGAAATCAGGGACTAaggcagaaaagagggaaaaaatatattagaatcaaaataattaaaaacttgaGCATACCAAATTAAATATCATCATCCCAGAGAAACCATTTTTGGGATTGGCCTGCAATCCCAAATCCCAGGTAATATTAACCTATTCATTATCACAACTTAGTAATGCATACTAATGTACAAAGCCGTCTAGAATTGATACTGTATAAAACTGAGATGCATTGTATTAAATTTCCACCTAAATCTtataatacagttgacccttgaacaatacaggtttgaactgtgtgagtccatttatatgcattttgttttttttttttacaataccatactgtaaatgtattttccttatgattttcttaatagcactttctttttcctagcttactttattataagaatacagtatgtaatacatacaatatacaaagtatgtgttaatcaacGGTTCATGTTATCCATCAcgtttccagtcaacagtagactattagtagttaagtttggggaagTCAAATTTATACTCAAATTTTTGACTGGGAATGGGGGTGTTGGTGCTCCTAAttcccatgttgttcaagggtgcACTGTATAcaataacacagaaaaaaatgccaaagacCATAGGATAGAGCACTTCAGAGTAAAACAAGTCAAAGTCACACAAAAGCCTATACAAAAGTTTCTGGAGGTGCAAGAGTTAGCTGGGGAAAGCTGAAGTTTGGGGGTAAGGAAAGAAAGGGCTTAGGGATGCCATACAGTATGTTTCACTCTTCCACACTCTCTCAGCTTCACTCTCTAATTATTCATCCAAAGATtacagtggaggagggacagagaagtaaGGTGAAGGAGGGGTAATGGGGTGCGGtgtagagaagaaagaagacagtggCTTCTAAATGTCAGGGGCCATGCGGAAAAGAGAAATCTAACAGTTACATCACTCTATTTTCCCAGTTTGGGTCTTTGATCCATCCGTAGCTGATTCGGGTATGAAACAGAAATCAGGATTGCACATTTTCCAGACCAATATCCAGTTGGCCCAATGAACAGTTCACATTTACAGCCTTAATTAGTGTAGCTTCACACAAGATCATGATACCTGTAGTGTAAATCTTCcagatttcttgtttttattcaaGGCCACCTTGATTATTCTTGTTCTGTTGCATTTccatgtgacttttattttttattttttttaattttttttttttaacatttatttatttttgagacagggagagacagagcatgaacaggggagggtcagagagagggagacacagaatctgaagtaggctccaggctctgagctgtcagcacagagcccgaagcggggctagaacccacggaccgtgagatcatggcctgagctgaagttggccgcttaaccaactgagccacccaggcgcccctccatgtgACTTTTAGAATAAAACTGCCCACAACAACACACCCACCCGAACACATACCCACACTTGCACAAATACTGTTGAAATTTGGATTGGAATTTTTTTGAATCCATAGATTCATTTGGGGAGAACTGATATCTTTATAATACTGAGTCTTACAATCTATGAACATTGTATAACCTTAGGTCTTCTCTAATTTATCtcaataatgttttgtttcttttttagtttgtatCACACTTTTGAACAG is from Panthera uncia isolate 11264 chromosome A3 unlocalized genomic scaffold, Puncia_PCG_1.0 HiC_scaffold_11, whole genome shotgun sequence and encodes:
- the IL1R1 gene encoding interleukin-1 receptor type 1 isoform X2, encoding MKVLLRLCFIAVLISSLEAEEDKPVKPIIVSPTNETIEASLGSRLQLICNVSGQLSDFVYWKWNGSLIDEDDPVLVEDYLPVENPSTKRKNTIITVLNISEVESRFYLYPFTCVAKNTDGINSAYIQLIHPVPDFKKHTIGVFVMLTLVITCSVFIYKIFKVDIVLWYRDSCYDFLPPKASDGKTYDAYILYPKTLGEGSTSNSDIFVFKVLPEVLEKQCGYKLFIYGRDAYVGEDIVDVTNENIKKSRRLIIVLVPEASGLGWLENSSEEQIAMYNAFIQDGIKVVLLELETIQDYENMPETIKFIKQKHGAIRWSGDFREDVQSAKTRFWKNVRYHMPVQRQPPSSKHQLLSLAMRPDSKKKLQREVHVPLG